AAATCAGGGAGCAAAATCGACTCAGAAAACAACGGCAGCGTGATAAACAAAAATTTTTACAAATACCTAATAATAGTCACGTGAAGTCACGTGACAGTCACGTAATAGATAAAGAAAAAGAATTAGATATAGATAAAGAAAAAGATAATATACCTTTTAAACTAATTATCGATTTCTTGAATAAAGTTGCTGAAAAAAATTTTAGAGAAACCACACAAAAAACTAAGGACCTTATCAAAGCTCGGTGGAATGAAGGATTCAAGTTTGAAGACTTTAAACAGGTCATTCTTGTAAAAAGCAATGAATGGAGAAACACCGATATGGTAAAATTCCTTCGGCCTGAGACTTTATTTGGTACCAAGTTTGAATCTTATCTAAATCAAAAAGGAGGTAGTCAATTTGCAAGCAATCAAGGATCAGTTAAAGACGATGACTACGATGACCTTCCTTTCTGAGACATGCAACAAGCATAAATATTTTAAAAACGGTGATTGGCATACAAAAACAGTTTATAAAATGTCCAATGCCAAAGGCGATGCTTTTTGTCCTATCTGTGCTGCTCAAGAAAGCACTAAGAAATTAGAGAAAGAAGTTCAGGCTTCAATTGATCAAGCAGAAGCAGCCAGAGCTGAAGCTAGTAAGCTCGAACATGTTTTGCTAAGAAAAAGCATTGTACCTGATCAGGAATTACTAAATGCTTCTTTTGACAATTACATAACGGATTGCCAAGAGACATCTAGTAATCTCAAAAGTGCCAAAGAGTGCTTTGCTCATTACAAAGAAAATCTAACCTTTAACATTTTTTTTCAGGGGAAACAAGGTGCTGGCAAGAGTCATTTAGCTTATTCCATTCTGAGAGAAATAAACGATGATAAACAAATGGACAAGTCTTCTCTGTTTGTCTCCGTTGAAGAAATGATGCGACTCATGAAAGATTCGTTCGGAGACAAAAAGAGCAAGTATACCGAGCGATATTTTATAGATCTTCTCGCAAGTGTCGATTATCTCGTATTAGATGACATAGGGGCTGAAACAGGCGCTATCGATAGCGAAAAGCAAGCTACCGACTTTGTACAAAGAATCATATACGCTGTCCTCACAAAGCGTCAGCACAAGAGCACCATCATCACTACAAATTTGAACAAAGAGTCAATTTTCAATATGTATGACAAAAAGCTTGTTTCCAGAATGCTCAAGCGTCCGAAATACATTCTCTTTAAAAACGCTAAGGATCGGAGAAAAGAAGACATCCCATTTTAGGAGGTATGCAAATGAAACACGGAAAGAAGCCAACACGTGCCCAAATGGACATCATTAAAATGAACGGTCTGAATCCTAATAATTGGTTGGTTGTTAAAAACCTATCTGAGCAGATGCAAGTGATACATCGGGAGACTGGCCGGTTAAGGAAGTTGATCGTGTAATGGCAGCCATTGAAGCTTTAGACAGACTGGAAATTGCTCTGGAAGATACGAATTTCGAATGGTCGCTTGTACAGATGCGGAAAACGTTGACCTATTGGTACGAAGGCAGAAGCATTCGAGAAATGTCAGAGCTATTGATACGGCCATTGGAAGAGTTGCTTTTGTTGATTGTTGATTTCGCGAAGCAAAGAATCCTTCCCCATCGTTCGAATGGACTTGGACCATGTGAGGCAATCTGGATAAGCAAAAATGATTTCGAACTGAAAAATAAACGAATCAGAGAGTTACTTAAAGATGGTCCTGTATATATTGTTTTTCTTGAAAGCAACTTCCTCTGGTATGAATACGAGATTAAGCAGTTTCAGTGCATGTGGGATAAAGGGGAATCAATCGTCGATATTTCGGAGTCATTCATGAGAGAAATCGAAGAAGTTCTCTTTCTTACCATCCATTCAGCGAAACAGGGTTTAATCGATCCCAGGGAATCAGGGTTGCTAGGTAAGGAGGCAAGTGATCGTGAACGAAAATGCCAAGGGATTTACTTTTGAGAATGCCACGCTGCAGCAGCTGGTTACAATTATCCGTTTTGAACCTTGCTCATCCTTCCTAAAAAGACAAGCATTTCTAGATTTAGTTTGCAGAGCTGGGAGGTGAGAATTTGAGCCAAGAAGAACGTGAGCTCATGATTGAATGGCTTTCTGTTATCGGAAATTTCGGTAAAGAATATCTCAACAGAATGTCAGATGAAGAGCTAGAGGTAAACTACATCAATCATTTAGAAGTTTGATAGGAAGGTGAATTGATATTGAATGAAAATAAAAATTCTAGGTTTCCAGGCAAAGTTGAAACTTGGGTCATGACACCTGAACAGTTAGCTGAATACAAACGGAAAAACCCTAAGCAAAAAAGCCAGCCGCAATCATCCCCGACCAAAGAGATTCATTGGGACTGGCCAAAAGCAAAAAGGGCATAAAAAAAACAGGATTTCTCCTGCTACCCTTAATTTCATTATATCAGGGGGAGTCCTCGTTGGAAATAGCAAACGACTTGAATTATGACCTAAATACACAAACCGTTACAGGAAAACTAGAAAAAGGAAAGATTCAAGTGATCGTTTTAGATGGTATTGGCGGCAAAGTGAAATCCATCGATGCGCGGCACCACGGCGATATAGTCATCAAAACGGTTAACGGAAAATTAAAACAAATCACACGCGAGGAAAGCGAACTCTGGTAGTCTCCTTTCCTCAAGGGAGGAGAAGAGACTTGTCTGATAAATTACAGGAAATCATTAATGAAGCCAGCATCCGTACAACGATATTTGAGGATTCGTACATTGTAGAAATCAGGAAAGAGTCTTTTGATCATCTTGTTGAGAAAGCTGAAAAAGCCGAAAAACTCAAATCAGCTTCTTCAATTTTAAACGATCTAGGAACGTTGTGGATTAAGGAAAATAATAAATTAAATGCACATCTGCAGCAGGCTAAAAAAGAACTGGAAATATACAGATCGTACTTCAAAAAAGTGCATGATGAACTAGAAAATGAAGATTTTGTCGGTGAGGCAACAGAAAATATTCTCTGCTTCAATGGTCAATTGCTAGTTGACTTGGCAGAAATGGAAGGTGATCCTGAATGATCCCTTTGTAAACTCAAATTAAACATTCTGTTCTTGCATCTAAGAATCAGGTGCTGACAATAGACTACTTGTCAAAGAAATATAAAGTTCCTGCAGAATATGTTGTCGCTTTGGCTGAAAGAAATAAGGATTTGGTTGTGACAAATGACGTGGTCATGGCGAAAAGGGAAAAGACTCTAACAGCAGCATGCGCTGGCGCCGGGGCTGTGGCGCTTTTAGCTGTATTGATTCTGCCGGGGTTGGTTGGATGAGTAAGTGCAACATATTTAAAAAAAGGAGTCGGAGCTAATGAAATATTTTGAAGTATTAGATCCTTATTATGCATTGTTAAAAGCTAAAGATAGAGAAGATGCAAAATTGCAATATAATGCTACTGTTGCAGACCTGGAAGATATAGAAGAAATTAAGGAAGTTCCAGAGGATTATGCTTTAGTCCGATTTAGTCAAGCGCCTGGTGAAAATAAAAAGTTAGTGCCTCCTTCAGAGATATTAAAAGATTTTAGAGATCCTAAACATTCTTTGTTAATCATTGACGGATCATTGCTTTAAAGAAAAGTAGACACAAATTGCGAAGTAAATGGAGGAATGAAAATGAAGGATTTAGCTTTTTATATTAAGGATGACAAGTCTTTGTGGGAACGAATGGATTACCCAAATGTCGGTGATGTTTTGTTAGTTGAAGAAAGTTATTATGACGGAATAATTGAAGATTTAGAAAAGCAGAAAAAGCAATTAGCAGAGGTTATTGCTCGTAATTTAGTTGCTTGGGATACATCAAAAGACAAGCGAGAAGGGTTGCTTCCAGAAGTCTATTTAACAAACCGGTCTTGGTATAAACGATTAACTGGTGAAGAGTACGTTTTCCATAAAGCCTTGAAGAAATTTAATATTGGGTAGTGAACAGTTCGTGTATATGTGGACACAAATTGCAAAGGAGGAATTAATCGTGGAAGAAAAAATTATCTACAAATATGCATGCGTTGAATGCGGTGCGGAGTAACAAACTGAAGGAGAAAAACTAACATATTGCGATTCCGATAAGTGTTTAGATAAAGACCATCGTTTAATTTTTCTTAGTGAATAGTTCGTGAACAAACTAGATCAATAGGTCCAATAGGGAAGTCCTGAGGATACTGATTAAGACACAGATTTTCTGTGCTTAATTGGTGTCCTTTTTCTTTTCATAAAAAGGGGAGATTGTGATGAAAGAAAAGGAAAAGAAGAAGAAAAAAGAAGAGTGTCTTTCTCGAAAAGACATTGAAGAACTGATGGGTGTTAATCGTCCGACTTACAAGAGATACAAAGGTGCTATTAAACAGAAAAGGAATGGTGTGAAATGAGTCAACTTGCATTTGTTTTACCTGAGATAAATCGAGATGCTACCCGTCAAAAGGTTGAATCCTTGCTGGAAAGATACCGCATTTTGTTACTGCAGGTGGATTTGGATTTTTTGCCAAAAATCACTTCCAGTTACACCATGGTTGCTCCATCAATTACTAACGAATTCCATTCCTCTACTGAAGATGCAGCAACAAAAAATGTTGATCA
This window of the Bacillus gobiensis genome carries:
- a CDS encoding DUF6906 family protein; this translates as MKHGKKPTRAQMDIIKMNGLNPNNWLVVKNLSEQMQVIHRETGRLRKLIV
- a CDS encoding BH0509 family protein, producing MSQEERELMIEWLSVIGNFGKEYLNRMSDEELEVNYINHLEV
- a CDS encoding phage replisome organizer N-terminal domain-containing protein — encoded protein: MSEVKWIKLSTHMFEDEKIKLIEQMPESDTLLIIWVKLLTQAGKTNASGYIFLSENIPYTEEMLAAIFNRPIPIVRLALKTFEQFGMIEINENQFISICNWEKHQNIQGMDKIREQNRLRKQRQRDKQKFLQIPNNSHVKSRDSHVIDKEKELDIDKEKDNIPFKLIIDFLNKVAEKNFRETTQKTKDLIKARWNEGFKFEDFKQVILVKSNEWRNTDMVKFLRPETLFGTKFESYLNQKGGSQFASNQGSVKDDDYDDLPF
- a CDS encoding ATP-binding protein, with product MQAIKDQLKTMTTMTFLSETCNKHKYFKNGDWHTKTVYKMSNAKGDAFCPICAAQESTKKLEKEVQASIDQAEAARAEASKLEHVLLRKSIVPDQELLNASFDNYITDCQETSSNLKSAKECFAHYKENLTFNIFFQGKQGAGKSHLAYSILREINDDKQMDKSSLFVSVEEMMRLMKDSFGDKKSKYTERYFIDLLASVDYLVLDDIGAETGAIDSEKQATDFVQRIIYAVLTKRQHKSTIITTNLNKESIFNMYDKKLVSRMLKRPKYILFKNAKDRRKEDIPF
- a CDS encoding XtrA/YqaO family protein, yielding MEIANDLNYDLNTQTVTGKLEKGKIQVIVLDGIGGKVKSIDARHHGDIVIKTVNGKLKQITREESELW